The DNA window TTCAGTGAGAGCGTGACGGGCTTTACCGCAGACGACATCACCGTGTCCGGTGGAACCAAGGGTACCTTCTCGGCGGTGAGTGGCACGGTCTACACCTTGGTGGTGACGCCAACGGCCAACAGCACCAGCAACCTCACGGTGGATGTGGCGGCCAATGTGGCGACAGACACGGCGGGGAACCCGAACAGCGCGGCGACGCAAAGTGTCCAAGTGGTGGATACGGCGTTGCCAAGCATTGGCATTAGCAGCGACAAAACGGCGCTGAAAGTGGGCGAAACCGCGACGCTGACCTTTACCTTGAGTGAATCAGCAACGGATTTTGCCGAAGCCGATGTGACCGTTGTTGGCGGAACGCTTTCTAACTTTGCAGGCAGCGGCACTGGTTACACGGCAACCTTTACCCCAACCGCCGATACAACCAGCACGGCGACCATCAACGTTGCGGCGAATACCTTTACCGATGCTGCGGGCAATGGCAACACGGCGGCTACGCAAGTGACCATCAGTGTCGATACCCAGACGCCAACGGGCCACAGCGTAGCGTTTGGCGATACGCTGTACTCGAATGCGGAGAAAACGGCGGCATCATTTGGCTTTAGCAACGCGGAAGTGGGGGCCAGCTACAGCTACACCATCAGCAGCTCTAATGGCGGCAGCAGCGTGACGGGCACGGGCACGGTGACCAGCGCCAGTGAGACCGTCAGTGGTCTCGACCTGTCCAATCTCAATGACGGCACCTTGACGCTGTCGGTCATCGTCACGGACAGCGCGGGCAACAGCGCCTCGGCGGTGACGGCGAGCAGCGCACTCGACACCGTAGCACCAACGGTGACCATCAGTGACGACACAACGGGCACGGCCACGGGCGATGTGCTGTACACCTTTACCTTCAGTGAGAGCGTGACGGGCTTTACCGCAGACGACATCACCGTGTCCGGTGGAACCAAGGGTACCTTCTCGGCGGTGAGTGGCACGGTCTACACCTTGGTGGTGACGCCAACGGCCAACAGCACCAGCAACCTCACGGTGGATGTGGCGGCCAATGTGGCGACAGACACGGCGGGGAACCCGAACAGCGCGGCGACGCAAAGTGTCCAAGTGGTGGATACGGCGTTGCCAAGCATTGGCATTAGCAGCGACAAAACGGCGCTGAAAGTGGGCGAAACCGCGACGCTGACCTTCACCTTGTCGGAAAGCAGCAGTGACTTCACGGCGGACGACATTACCGTGACGGGCGGCAGCTTGTCAGGCTTTAATGGCAGCGGCACTGGTTACACGGCAACCTTTACCCCAACCGCCGATACAACCAGCACGGCGACCATCAACGTTGCGGCGAATACCTTTACTGATGCGGCGGGCAATGGCAACACGGCGGCTACGCAAGTGACCATCAGTGTCGATACCCAGACGCCAACGGGCCACAGCGTGGCATTGAATGACACTACCTATAACGCCTCGGAGGCGAGTTCAGCGAGCTTTACCTTTAGCGGTGCAGAAAGTGGCTCAGCCTTTAATTATGTATTAAGCAGTAATGGCGGTGGCACTGATGTAACAGGTTCAGGCAGTATCAGTACAGCGGATCAGCTCGTGAGTATTGGTGACATCAGCAGCCTAAATGATGGCACCCTAAACTTGTCGGTGACTGTTACTGACGATGCGGGTAATGCAGCAGCACCTGTACTAGCTACCGCTACACTCGATACCACTCAACCAACAGTGAGTATTAACAGCGACAAGTCGGCGCTCAAAGCTGGTGAAACGGCAACACTCACGTTCACTTTGAGTGAGTCGTCGAGTGACTTTGCCGAGTCGGATATCACCGTCACTGGCGGCAGCCTGTCCAACTTTGCGGGCAGTGGTAGCAGTTACACCGCCACCTTTACACCAGATGTCGACAGTAACAGTGCAGCGACGATTAACGTGGCGGCAGATGTCTTTACCGATGCGGCGGGGAACAGCAACACTGCTTCGTCTCAACTGTCTATGACCGTTGATAGCTTAGTGCCGAGTGTGACTATCACCAGTGATAAGTCGGCGCTGAAAGCGGGTGAAACGGCGACCATTACCTTTACCTTAAGTGAAGCGTCGAGTGATTTCACTGAGTCGGATATCACGGTCAGTGGCGGCAGCCTATCTGGTTTTGCAGGCAGTGGTAGCAGCTACACCGCGACCTTTACACCAGCGGATGAGAGTACGGCGAGCGGCACCATTGATGTTGCCACAGGCACATTTACCGATGCCTCTGGTAACAGCAACAGTGCAGCAACACCAATTTCCATCAGCGTCGATACTGTGCTTCCAACCGTTACTATTACTAGCACCAGCGATGCGTTGAAAGCGGGTAAAACGGCAACGCTTACCTTTACCTTGAGTGAATCAGCAACGGATTTTGCCGAAGCCGATGTGACCGTTGTTGGCGGAACGCTTTCTAACTTTGCAGGCAGTGGTAGCAGCTACACGGCCACCTTTACACCTGCAGAAGAGAGCACTGAGGATGCCACCATTGATGTTGCCGCAGAGAAGTTTAGCGATGCGGCTGGCAACCTCAATACGGCAGCGACTCAGTTGTTGATCTCAGTGGATACGGCGATCCCGACTGGACATAGCATCAGCATTGATCAGGAGAGCATTAACAAAACCAACGAACAAGCGATGAGCTTTACTTTTGCAGCAGCAGAAGTGAACGCGATGTTCACTTACAGCGTGAGCGACGGTACCACGACCATTGACGGCGCGAGTCAAACCATCACCTCTGAGACCATGCAAGTCACGGGCATTGACGTCACAAGTTTGCAAGAGGGGACGTTGACAGTCAGCGTAGTGGTCACCGATACCGCAGGCAATGCCTCTGATGCAGTGACAGATACCGTGACTAAACGCTACGATGTCGCACCAACGGTGGTTGATGACAGCTTCTCGACGGAGGAAGATACGGCGAAACAATTTGATCTGTTAGCCAACGATTCCGACATTAATGATGACATGGTCGCTTCTTCTGCGACGGTGAAAACGCCACCAAGTAAAGGTCAGGTGTCGATCAGCAACGGCGTTGTTACCTATACGCCAAACAGCAATGAGACAGGCACGGACACCTTTACCTATACCGTGAAAGATGCCCTGTTACAGGAGTCTCAAGAAGCGACAGTGACCGTCACTATCAGTGCCATCAATGATGCGCCAGTGGCGAAAGCATTGACCATCACTACCGACGAAGATACCGCCAGCGCGGCGCTCAGTGTGCGTAGCCAAACGACGGATGTGGAAGATGGCATCCCAACGGGTGATTTGGCATTGGTGAGCTTGCCTCAAAAAGGACAAGTGGCCATTGATCAAACCGCAGGCACTTTTGTCTATACGCCGAATGCGAATGAAAATGGCAGCGACAGCTTTACTTACACTATCGCCGATAGTGAAGGCAGCGTTTCGCTTGCGGCAACGGTCAGCGTGAATATCGGCTCCGTCAATGACGCACCTGTGGCGGCGGCAGACACGCTTACCTTTGATGAAGATGTCACCTCGACACTCGATGTGTTAAGTAACGACAGTGACATCGAAGATGGGTCATTCACCGCGAGCAGTATTACCTTGCAAGATCTTGGTCAAGGCAAGGGCGTATATAGTTTCGCTACGGTGAGTGTCAATGCCGATGGCACCTTGAACATTGTGCCAGCAGCAAACGTGAATGGTCAGCATAGCTTCACCTACACGCTGACCGACAGTAGCCAGGCGGTTTCAGCGTCGGCAACCGTCACGCTCAATATTACGCCAGTCAATGATGCCCCCGTAGCGGTTGATAACAGTGCGCAGCTATTGGAAGAAGGCTCATTTGAGGTCAACGTATTGGGTAACGATAGCGATGTCGATACGGGAGACAGTTTTGATCTCACCAGCGTTAAAGTGGTCGATGAGCCCGCCCATGGTCGTGTAAGCGTGACGGCGTCAGGCGCGATTGTCTACAGCCCTGAAGAAAACTACTTTGGTGAAGACAGCTTCACCTACACAGTGGCAGACGCAGCAGGCGCAGTCTCTAACGTTGCGACAGTGACCATGACGGTCACACCCGTTAACGATGCACCAATGGCGCAAGCACAGTCACAAACATTGGATGAAGATAAGAGTTTGGTGATCACGCTGGTCGGTTCAGACATTGATAACGATGATGACACTTTGCAGTACGTTATCACGGAACAAGTTAGCCATGGTGTGCTAGAAACCGTTGACCAACAACAGTTGGCGTTACACACCAGAAGCGAACTTCAATGGTTCCGATTTCTTCTTGTTCAAGGTTAATGACGGTGAACTGGACTCAACGGAAGTGCGTGTCGATCTGACCGTCAAGGCGGTCAACGATACACCCACCGCGACCGATGTCAGCGCGACGGGAGAGGAAGAAACACCGCTGACCATCACCTTAAATGGTAGTGATGTAGAAGGTTCATCGTTGAGCTATCAAGTCGCTACCGCGCCAGTCAACGGTAGCGTGACCATCACGGGTAACCAAGCGGTCTATACGGGTAACAGCAACTTCTTTGGTCAGGACAGTTTCACTTACCACGTCAGTGACGGTGAACTCACCTCGGAAGCGGCGTTGGTGACCATTACGTTGAGTAACGTCAATGACGCGCCAGTGATTAGCGGTAGCCCATCAACGCAAGTGGATGAAGATAGCGCGTATCAGTTTGTGCCTCAGGCATCGGATAATGATCCTGCCGATACACTGACCTATTCGATTGCTAACAAACCATCTTGGGCGGCATTTGACACGGCCATAGGCGCACTCTCTGGCACGCCAAGTAACAGTGATGTGGGTACGCATGCGGGTATTGTGATCAGCGTATCCGATGGTCGCGTTTCGGCCTCGTTGCCAGCGTTTGCGATTACCGTGAATAACGTTAACGATGCACCGGTTATTTCCGGCTCACCAGCAACACAAGTGAATGAAGACAGCGCTTATCTATTCACACCGCAAGTGTCGGATGTCGACAGCCAAGCCTTCACCTTCAGTATCACGAATAAACCTGCTTGGGCGAGCTTTGATGCAGCGACAGGTACGTTAAGTGGTACGCCATCGAATGATGATGTTGGCACCTATGCGGGGATTGTTATCACGGTTTCTGATGGCTCAGCCACCGCCACACTCAATACCTTCGGTATTGTGGTGAATAACGTCAACGACGCGCCAAGCATCAGTGGCACTCCTGCGCGGACGGTCAACGAAGACAGTGCGTACCGTTTTGCGCCGCAGGCAGGGGATGTGGACAGTAGCAGCTTGAGCTTCTCTATCAGCAACAAACCAACTTGGGCGAGCTTTAACACGGCAACCGGTGTGCTCAGTGGTACGCCGACCAATGAACATGTTGGCACCACGGAGAATATCGTTATTACCGTCTCTGACGGTGAGCTCAGTACGTCTCTCGCAGCGTTTAACCTCACGGTTATTAACGTCAACGATGCGCCAGTGGCGGTCAACGACAGCTTTGTCTTCACTGAAAGCAACGATGGTATCTATCTGCTTGATGTGCTGAGCAATGATAGTGATGTTGACCAAGATACGTTGCAACTGGATTGGGTAAAAGCGACCTCAGGAAGCGCAACGATGGTCGGCAGCCAAATCCAACTGGTGACGAGCGCGATTGGTACTGTGACGGTGCAGTATGGTGTGAAAGATGGTAACGGCGGTAAAGCAACCGCGAAAGCGACCGTGACCATTAACAGCGCGAAATTGGATGCGCCAACCATTACCGCACCAGCCGATGTGGAAGTGAATGCGACCTCACTCTTTACCAAAGTGGCGTTGGGGACCGCGATCGCCGAAGACAGCACGGGTAAACCATTACCGGTCTCCTTGGTCGACAACAATACCTTCTTCCGTCCTGGGGCCAATACGGTGTATTGGCGTACCCAAGACTCGCAAGGTAATGTGGCCGAGGCAAGTCAAACCGTGATTGTGCATCCGCTTATCAGCATTTCCAAAGATGCACAAACCACTGAAGGTACGAGCCACTCAGTCTCTGTGTACCTCAACGGCCCTGCGCCGAGTTACCCAGTGGTCGTGCCTTACACGGTATCGGGAAGCACGGACAGCAGTGACCATACTCTCGCCTCGGGTGAAGTAGTGATTACCAGCGGAACCGAAGGCCAGCTTTCTTTTGCTATCTTGAATGATGGACAGAGTGAAAGTGCAGAAACCTTAGTGATCGACTTGGACAACACGCTCAACCTCGGCAGTAAACGTCGTTATACCTTGACGATTTTTGAAGAGAACGTGGCACCTAAAGTCTCGGTCAATGTGTCTCAGGCGGGAGAGCAGCGTAGCAAGATTGAAAATGGTACGGAGTTGGTCACCATCACCAGCAGTGTGACGGATGCTAACGCGTCTGATACCCACACCTTTGCATGGGGTAGTAGCAATGATGCGCTCAACCAAGCGATTGTAGGGCAGACAGACAGCGACACACTGACCTTCTCGCCGCAAACGCTCAGTTCAGCAATTTACACTCTGCAACTGACGGTCACTGATAATGGCACACCACCGCTTTCAGTCACCCACGATGTCTATCTGGAAGTGGTTGAAGCACTGGCGGTGCTTGGCAGTGAAGATAGTGATGGCGATTTGATTCCGGATGACCAAGAAGGCCACAGCGACAGCGACGGTGACGGCATTCCTGATTATCTGGATGCCATCTCTGACTGCAACGTGATTCAGCAAACGGTAGCGGAGAAACGACAGTTTTCTCATTGAAGGTCAACCTGGCGTTTGTTTGCGCAAAGGTGTCACCATCGTGGAAAACCAGACAGGTGGAGCGCGCTTGCTGGATAATGAGCTGACAGTCGACAACGAGGCGGACAACATTGGCGGTATTTTTGACTTTGTAGCGACCAACTTGCCACAACCCGGTCAGAGCTATCAACTGGTGATGCCGCAGCGCCTGCCAGTTCCGGCGAATGCTGTTTATCGTAAATTCCGAGCCGATGTGGGCTGGGTCGATTTTGTTGAAGATGCTGACAACTCGATTGCGTCTACTTCCGGTGAAGCGGGCTACTGTCCACCTCCGGGAGACAGTGCATGGACACCGGGCTTAACTGAAGGCCACTGGTGTGTGCAACTTACCGTCCAAGACGGTGGACCGAACGATGATGACGGCATGGCAAACGGCAGCGTGGTTGACCCAGGTGGTGTTGCCGCTCGCGCCAGCAGCAATGCGCTGCCACAAGCAAGTGACGATACTGCTGTAGTTACGCGCAATGGCAGCGTGGTCATTGATGTGCTGAGTAACGACACGGACGCCGACGGTGACAGCTTGACCTTGTTAGAAGGTGCTTCTGCGGACATCGGCAGTGTCAGTGTGGTAAACAATCAGTTGAGTTACACCACTCAGTCACAGTTTTTCGGTGTGGCGACCATTACCTATAGCGTGACAGACGGTAATGGCGGCACGGGGACGGCGAAAGTCACCGTCAACGTACTCAACAATCAAAATCCGCGTGCAGAGGATGATGTGGTTGAAACCAACGACCGTACGCCAGTCACGATTAATGTCCTGTCCAATGACAGTGATGCTGATAATGACGCGCTGACGTTAGTGTCAATTCAAGCTCTGCATGGACAGGCCGTAAAGAACGCTGATCAAAGTGTGACCTACACGCCGAGCTTGGGCTTTGAAGGTACGGATGTTCTCACCTATGTCATTCAAGACAGCCAAGGTCTGCAAGATACGGGTAAGGTGACGGTAACGGTAAAACTAGTGAAAGATGTCGATGTATCAAACAGTTCAGGAGGCCCGTTAGGCGGTATGGCATTAATGTTACTCACTCTCGCTGGCGCGTTGCGCCGAGTTGGTAAAAAAGGTTGGTTGGCGCTGCTGGCTGCGCTGAGTTTTAATTCTCAAGCGGCTTGGTATCTCGATGCGCAGATGGGCGTCAGCCATGCCGATGAGCGCAGCGCTGTTAGCATGGCGGATGTGGTCTCAACCGATGAAAACGGCTTCTACCGTTCGATTGGCTTGGGGTATCAGTTAGATGAAAAGTGGTCAGCGATGCTGCGCTATGTGGATATGGGAGAGGGGAGCGCGACACTACGTGGCGCGACGACTTCGCCACAGGAGTACCATCAAAGTGTGGCGAGTGTCTCGCCCATTTTAGCAAGTGGTGTCGGCTTAGAAGTCGGCTATCAATTTTGGCAAAGTGACGCTTGGCATGCCAAAGCCAATCTCGGTGGCCTATTTTGGAATGCGGATATTGAAAGTACCTATCAAGGTAGCACCATTAAGACGGACATTGACGGCTTTAATGGTTATGTAGGGGCTGAAGTGGGGTATGCGCTTTCGGAGAAATGGGGCCTTGGCTTGCAGGCTTCACGCTATTTTCTGCGAGAAAACGATGTGGATACCATCGCGATACAACTCACTTACCGCTGGGCTCAATAGCAAGGTTTAGAGCTAAATTCTACACACTGGAGACCATGCCAACCCAATGGCATGATCGCTAGAAGGAAAACGTATCGATTAGGGGAGGAACTGGAACGTTCCTCTTTTTGTTGCTTTGGCGTTAAACAAAGCTTTGTCGGCTTTGGAGATAAAGCGCTCTAAATCATGATGCTTCGCAGTTAGCTGGTTGTAAAACTGAATGCCGATGGTGACGGTCAAAATATTGGCTACGCTTGAGCTTGGATTGGGAATGGCCAGTTTTTTCACTGATGCCAATAACGCTTGCGCTTTTTCCACACATTCTTGCTGAGAAATGGCAGGGATAAAAACGAGAAACTCATCGCCGCCATAACGAAAACAGCTACCGCTCTCATGGCTCCATCTTTTTAATGTGTGGCTCACCATCCTTAACGCTTTGTCGCCATTGAGGTGGCCAAAGGTGTCATTGAGATCTTTGAAACAGTCTATATCGACCATAAACAAAGCAGCACTTTGTCCGTTGTCAATTGCCTGAGCCAATAGCGATGGAAGGTAGATCTCAAGTGCGTAGCGATTGTTTAATTGAGTCAAATGATCTAAGCAAGAGAGCGTTTGCAGTGAAGCCCTCTGACGCTTAAGTTCCTGAAGTGCGGTTTTGTATTCGGTAATGTTTCGCACCGACCAAAGTACCTTATCTTCTCCAATGACCGGAATAACAAACGCGCTGAAATATTGCAGCTCACTCGGGCCTGCGACCCCTTTAAAGCACGGCATGTCATGAGGGTGTAGTTCATACTCAAGCTCTTGTGGCTTTTGCGTCGTAATCACCTGTTTTATCACATCTAAAAACCATTTTGCTTTGTCGTAGGGCATCACATCAAACTGACTTAAACCAATCACATGAGACGGGTCATGGTGCCGTTTGGTATCTGTACCTCCCCACGCTTCAATGTAATATCCGGCTTCACTGATGAGAAAAGTGGGCTCTGGTAGTGATTCAAAAAAGTGATGGATCACTTTGGGGTTATTCACAATAACGCGCGATAAGATGGATTCATCTACCATACTGTGCCCTTACTTCACTTTATGATTTAAATACAACTATTAAGATATAGCTCAATAAAAGATTGTAGGGTTAATGGTGACGCAGGTTTTATCAACTTTGCCTATTGTCTCAAGACTAAGAAGAACAATCTTATCAATTGATAAAATCGTCACATTCGATTTAGTAAATTCAGGAAATTGGACGACACTTAACGTAAGTGCCAAAAAACGCTGCAAAGGAGATGGCGATGAAGTCACTAAAAGTTAAAGACTATATGACCTTACAAGCGGTGACCTTTACGGTCGATATGTCATTGAGCGCTGCGCTGAATAAAGTGATGAAAAGCCTTGTGATGGGCGGACCTGTGATCAATGAAAAAGAAGAAGTCATCGGCTTTTTATCTGAACAAGACTTACTCGATAAGTTAGTTAAAGCCAGCTACTACTGCCAAGACGCACATACGGTTGGTGAATGTATGCATGTTGATGTGTTGTCGGTGTCTCCTGAAATGTCGATTATTGAGCTGGCGGAAATGATGAAGGTAGGCAAACCGAAAATGTACCCGGTGGTAGACAAAAACAGATTAGTGGGTGTGATCACTCGTCGCGATGTGCTGAAAGCGATCGGCAATAGTCTGACGGATTGTTTCAAGCATCCCGTGTGAGATTGGATCAGATGCTCTTTGATAAAGTGGCCTCGCATTAGCGAGGCCACTTTTATTGCGCAGAGAAAAGTCGGCCAAAAAGGGGCTTGACCTTAGAGTGTACTCCAAGGTTTATGCTTAGGCTGTCATCTAAAAAAAGGAATCGACTATGTGCGCAAAACATACAGCTTGTCAGTCACACAAAATATCCGCTGTCCGTCCGGCATCGACTTGTTGCCAGAGCGCTAACCTCGCGGCTGCAAAGATCAGCCCAATCAACTCAGCGACGGCAGATTGCTGTTCCTCTGAAGTATGTTCAAGCAGTGACCCTGGTGAGGAAAGCGAGCGGCAAAGGCATCAAACCTCAAGCCAGAACACAGAGCGTCAGCAATGGCTCATCTCAGGAATGGATTGCCCTTCCTGCGCGCAAAAACTCGAGAAAGCCCTTCGTTCACTGGACGGGGTTCTCAACGCCAAGGTGCTGTTCGCCACAGAAAAACTGGTGGTCGATTTTGATGCGCGTATCTCTGCCAGCGAGATTGAGCACCTAGCGCAAAAAACTGGCTTTCCTCTTCGCCTGCTCGGCGCAAACAAAGCGCGCAATCCCCTCAATGAGTCAGCATCTGGCTGGCGCGCAACATTGAAAAGTAACGCGCATATCTTGACCATTTCCCTTGCCATGGCGATAGGTGCCCTGTTTTCAACCATTGATAGCGATGTCAGCCATTGGATATTTGTGCTCACCTGTTTAGCCGGGCTCTATCCTGTCGCGAGAAAAGCGTGGCGCTTGGCTTTATCGGGTACCCCATTTGCGATTGAAACTTTGATGAGCGTGGCCGCTCTAGGCGCTCTTTATTTGGGTGAAAGTGTTGAAGCGGCAATGGTACTGCTGCTGTTTTTGATTGGTGAAAAGCTGGAAGCTTATGCCTCGTCCCGAGCTCGCAGTGGCGTGCAAGCTTTGATGGCGCTCGTGCCAGAAAACAGCATAAAAATCGTCGATGGTGAACGGGTTTCGGTAGCAGCCAGTGAGTTGCTCCCGGGAGATGTGGTGGAAATCGCTCCGGGTGATCGCTTGCCAGCCGATGGGAAATTGATGACCGCCATCGCCAGTTTTGATGAAAGTGCGTTGACTGGTGAATCCCTTCCTGTCGAACACCAGGTTGGCGCGAAGTTGATGGCAGGCGTTGTTTCGCTAGATAAAGTCGTTCGAGTCGAAGTGACGTCTAAGCAAGGTGAAAATGCGATTGATCGTATTTTGCACCTGATAGAACAAGCCGAATCACGTAAAGCACCGCTGGAGCGTTTCTTGGATAGATTTAGCCGCTGGTACACGCCACTGATGATGCTGGTCTCGCTGGTTGTTATCGTCACGCCGCCATTGCTCTTTGCCCAGCCTTGGGAAACTTGGGTTTATCGCGGTTTAGCTTTACTGCTGATTGCTTGCCCCTGTGCATTGGTGATATCGACGCCAGCGGCAATTACATCCGGGTTAGCTGCGGCCGCGAAACGAGGCGCGCTGATCAAAGGGGGGGCTGCGCTGGAGTTACTCGGCAAAGTGGAGATGATCGCCTTTGATAAAACCGGCACCTTAACTCGTGGCAAACCGCAAGTGACGGATATTGTTGCTGTCGATATCAGTGAAGAGAAACTCCTTACCATGACCAGTGCGATAGAGGTCGGCTCCAATCACCCGTTGGCAACGGCCTTAGTTGCCAAAGCTAAGGAAGCTGGAGTGACAGTTCCTCACGCCCAAGACAAAACCGCGCAGATTGGCGTTGGCGTTTCTGGATGGGTTGACGGGCAGTTAGTGGAAGTGATTGCCTCAGCGAAAGCCAATTTTCCGCTTCCGGACGCGCTCGCAAAAGCGATGCAGGTGCTTGAAGTCGAGGGAAAAACCGTGGCTTTGGTCCGTTGTGATCAAAAAGTCATGGGGCTGATTGCATGGCAAGATACCTTACGCGACGACGCGAACCAAGCGATCCGTGCGTTGAAGCGCTTGGGTATTTCCTCGCTGATGCTCACCGGAGACAATCCACGTAGTGCAGAAGCGATCGCTGCGCATATCGGTATCGATTTTCAGGCTAACTTGCTTCCTGCCGACAAAGTTCATCATGTTGAAAAACGGGCGGCGACGCAGACGGTGGCGATGGTCGGAGACGGCATCAACGACGCACCTGCGATGAAGGCGGCGAGTATTGGCATTGCGATGGGCGGTGGAACCGATGTAGCGTTAGAAACTGCCGATGCTGCGCTCACGCACAATCGCTTGGTCGAGCTGCCGGCGATGATCGAGCTATCGCGAGCGACATTAAGCAACATTCGCCAAAATGTCACCTTGGCTCTAGGGCTGAAAGCGGTGTTTCTGGTAACGAGTCTGCTCGGCATCACGGGCCTCTGGGTGGCGGTATTGGCAGACAGCGGTGCGACCGCCTTAGTGACACTGAATGCGTTGAGGCTGCTGCGTTTTCAGCCGAAAGAAGCGTAAAGGTTGGCACACAATAGGCACAAAGATACCTGCCGATACGTGCAGGTATCTTTGTCTCAGATTTATGCAAATGGATGATCAACTTGTTGTGTTTTTGTGATGCCAAACGGTTTTTCTTGAAAATACATAATTGTTACATTAATCACTTGTGACTCTGATCACTCCATGTTTTGGTTTGGTTCAGTAAAGTGCACTCTGTACCCCACAATTTCATTTGAGCTTACCTCGCATAGTAAGCCGCAATAAGGAGTGACTTATGTCTCAAGCTGTTTTCCACTTAGGTGTAACTGAAGCCGATCTCAATGGTGCGACTCTGGCCATTATCCCTGGCGATCCAGCGCGCGTACAAAAAATTGCAGAAGAGATGGAAAATCCAGTATTTCTAGCCAGTCATCGTGAGTATACGCTGTACCGAGCAGAGTTAGACGGAAAAGCTGTGGTTGTGTGCTCTACCGGTATCGGTGGTCCATCAACGTCTATTGCGGTTGAAGAGTTAGCGCAACTTGGCGTACGTACTTTCCTACGCGTTGGTACGACTGGCGCGATTCAGCCACATGTGAATGTTGGCGACATGATTGTGACCACAGGTTTCCGTGCGTCTTGATGGGGCCAGCTTGCATTTCGCGCCAATGGAATTCCCTGCTGTTGCCGATTTTGAAGTTGCAACAGCAATGAAAGCGGCGGCTGAAGAAAGTGGTGCAACGGTACACACTGGTGTAACTGCATCGAGTGATACTTTCTACCCAGGTCAAGAGCGTTACGACACTTTCACCGGACGAGTAGTACGCCGTTTCCAAGGCTCGATGAAAGAGTGGCAAGACATGGGCGTGCTGAACTTTGAAATGGAATCAGCAACGCTATTGACCATGTGTGCGAGTTCTGGCTTACGTGCGGGCTGTGTTGCTGGTGTGATTATCAACCGTACTCAAAAAGAGATCCCAGATCACGCAACGCTGAAAGAAACCGAAGCGCGTTCAATCAAAGTGGTTGTGGAATCGGCGCGTAAGATGCTGTAATCCAGCGTTTTATTCCATAGCAGAATTGTAAAACCCGGAGCCAAAACTCCGGGTTTTCTTTTTCCAAGCAACAAATTAAACACCGTCGCTGCCACCCGCTTGGGCAAACCAGTTAGTGAGGTGCAACTTCAGATCGCGCAGTTCATCTGGCCCAATTAGAGCTAGGCCAAGATCTTCAGCTCGAGTAATGTCGTTGTGACGCAGTGGTCGAAAACTCACCAACATGGCACGTGCTTGCAACCCGCCCAGAAGATCGCGCAACGATTCTAATTTGTAGAGTGTGTCATCGCCATCATCACGCATGCCTTTGGTTTTGCATTCAATAATGTGCAAT is part of the Vibrio cidicii genome and encodes:
- a CDS encoding zinc/cadmium/mercury/lead-transporting ATPase, encoding MCAKHTACQSHKISAVRPASTCCQSANLAAAKISPINSATADCCSSEVCSSSDPGEESERQRHQTSSQNTERQQWLISGMDCPSCAQKLEKALRSLDGVLNAKVLFATEKLVVDFDARISASEIEHLAQKTGFPLRLLGANKARNPLNESASGWRATLKSNAHILTISLAMAIGALFSTIDSDVSHWIFVLTCLAGLYPVARKAWRLALSGTPFAIETLMSVAALGALYLGESVEAAMVLLLFLIGEKLEAYASSRARSGVQALMALVPENSIKIVDGERVSVAASELLPGDVVEIAPGDRLPADGKLMTAIASFDESALTGESLPVEHQVGAKLMAGVVSLDKVVRVEVTSKQGENAIDRILHLIEQAESRKAPLERFLDRFSRWYTPLMMLVSLVVIVTPPLLFAQPWETWVYRGLALLLIACPCALVISTPAAITSGLAAAAKRGALIKGGAALELLGKVEMIAFDKTGTLTRGKPQVTDIVAVDISEEKLLTMTSAIEVGSNHPLATALVAKAKEAGVTVPHAQDKTAQIGVGVSGWVDGQLVEVIASAKANFPLPDALAKAMQVLEVEGKTVALVRCDQKVMGLIAWQDTLRDDANQAIRALKRLGISSLMLTGDNPRSAEAIAAHIGIDFQANLLPADKVHHVEKRAATQTVAMVGDGINDAPAMKAASIGIAMGGGTDVALETADAALTHNRLVELPAMIELSRATLSNIRQNVTLALGLKAVFLVTSLLGITGLWVAVLADSGATALVTLNALRLLRFQPKEA